From one Microlunatus sp. Gsoil 973 genomic stretch:
- a CDS encoding family 43 glycosylhydrolase: MITNRGVAAKFLIMVCGVLLLIAGWSAGGRTAATAQPGRPAPATYTNAVSDSFSDTFADPSIIQAKDGWWYAYATADPLKAGDQPGLIHIARTKDFVNWEYRGTVFSSSNRPDYATAGAGLWAPDIRYIDGRYVLYFAVTDTTLNAGDLDNAIGVATAPRPDGPWTAADQPIIEPRLRAGTSDYLGTIDPSGFTDVGGQHYLYFGGYNGGIWAAKVSADGLTADSDYTQVTIDNRYEGGYLIRHDGWYYFMGSVANCCAGPTTGYSVYAGRSRSPLGPFVDQDGQSLMDPYVGGTNVIMQNGNTYIGPGHNAIATDAEGRTWIVYHAIDRNNPWLNAAFGINRRPMLIDRIDWIDGWPRTRAGAGPSDTPQVPPVTTSGLGITADDPAAGGVRGLTAGPDDDQAGHTAALTGTARTDRSAPAGSVRVRFDLKTDQPVTVQLGNPSDKVTTTVDPAAGRLSVTTAGHRHRRAASTALDWNSGWHTVTVQVDRHTVQAWAGESDLADPAAEVRISDDLGLPSAPVRLRGHGLLDNLTVRPVARQATRLVATPTAGRLLSDEEFSDPDLAGWTWVRPDADASVTGGQFVFPVQSGDLAGDDAHASVLLHDPPTTKGDWIVETKLDLDLGIDEVRNYQQAGLVAYRNDDDFARLDKVAIWNTRQVEFGRQLVATADGRTAWGGSIQARPADGPTWLRLAYHRTADGEHRFRAAVSRDGRHWIWGAVWTFAAGEVPRIGLVSQGGSSPATDARFDYVRFYAAK; encoded by the coding sequence ATGATCACCAACCGCGGGGTTGCCGCCAAGTTCCTGATCATGGTCTGCGGAGTCCTGCTGTTGATCGCAGGATGGTCGGCCGGCGGGCGGACGGCCGCGACAGCCCAGCCCGGCCGCCCGGCGCCGGCGACCTATACCAACGCGGTCAGCGATTCGTTCTCCGACACGTTCGCCGATCCGTCGATCATCCAGGCCAAGGACGGCTGGTGGTACGCCTACGCCACCGCCGATCCACTCAAGGCCGGTGATCAACCGGGACTGATCCACATCGCCCGCACCAAGGACTTCGTCAACTGGGAGTACCGCGGGACGGTGTTCTCCAGCAGCAACCGACCGGACTATGCCACCGCCGGCGCGGGCCTGTGGGCGCCGGACATCCGCTACATCGACGGCAGGTACGTGCTCTACTTCGCCGTCACCGACACCACCCTGAATGCCGGCGACTTGGACAACGCCATCGGCGTGGCGACCGCACCACGACCTGACGGCCCGTGGACCGCGGCCGACCAGCCGATCATCGAGCCACGGCTGAGGGCGGGCACCTCGGACTACCTCGGCACCATCGACCCCTCCGGCTTCACCGATGTCGGCGGGCAGCATTATCTCTACTTCGGCGGCTACAACGGCGGCATCTGGGCGGCCAAGGTGAGCGCCGACGGGTTGACCGCGGACTCCGACTACACCCAGGTCACCATCGACAACCGGTACGAGGGCGGCTACCTGATCCGCCACGACGGTTGGTACTACTTCATGGGTTCGGTCGCCAACTGTTGTGCCGGACCGACCACCGGCTACTCGGTCTACGCCGGGCGTTCCCGGTCGCCGCTCGGGCCGTTCGTCGATCAGGACGGGCAGAGCCTGATGGACCCGTACGTCGGCGGGACCAACGTGATCATGCAGAACGGCAACACCTACATCGGTCCCGGTCACAACGCGATCGCCACCGACGCCGAGGGTCGCACCTGGATCGTCTACCACGCGATCGACCGCAACAATCCCTGGCTCAACGCTGCGTTCGGCATCAACCGCAGGCCGATGTTGATCGACCGGATCGACTGGATCGACGGCTGGCCGAGGACCCGGGCCGGAGCCGGCCCCTCGGACACCCCGCAGGTGCCGCCGGTGACCACGTCCGGTCTCGGCATCACCGCCGACGACCCGGCGGCGGGCGGCGTACGCGGTCTGACCGCCGGCCCGGATGACGATCAAGCCGGACACACCGCTGCGCTGACCGGCACGGCCAGGACCGACAGGTCGGCGCCGGCCGGATCGGTGCGGGTCCGCTTCGACCTGAAAACCGATCAGCCGGTGACCGTGCAACTGGGCAACCCGAGCGATAAGGTCACGACGACCGTCGACCCGGCCGCCGGACGGCTCAGCGTGACGACCGCCGGTCACCGACACCGGCGGGCCGCCAGCACCGCCCTCGACTGGAACTCCGGCTGGCACACAGTCACGGTGCAGGTCGATCGGCACACCGTCCAGGCCTGGGCCGGCGAATCCGATCTCGCCGATCCCGCAGCCGAGGTCCGGATCAGCGATGATCTTGGACTGCCGTCGGCACCCGTGCGGCTGCGCGGCCACGGGTTGCTGGACAACCTGACGGTACGCCCGGTGGCCCGCCAGGCGACGCGACTGGTCGCCACCCCGACCGCAGGGAGGTTGTTGTCCGACGAGGAGTTCTCCGATCCCGATCTTGCCGGCTGGACCTGGGTCCGTCCGGATGCCGACGCCTCGGTGACCGGTGGGCAGTTCGTCTTCCCGGTCCAATCCGGCGATCTGGCCGGAGACGATGCGCATGCCTCGGTGCTGCTGCACGATCCGCCCACCACCAAGGGTGACTGGATCGTCGAGACCAAACTTGATCTTGATCTGGGCATCGACGAGGTACGTAACTACCAGCAGGCCGGGTTGGTGGCGTACCGCAACGACGACGACTTCGCCAGGCTGGACAAGGTCGCGATCTGGAACACCCGGCAGGTGGAGTTCGGCAGGCAACTGGTTGCCACCGCCGATGGACGCACGGCCTGGGGTGGATCGATCCAGGCCCGACCCGCGGACGGTCCGACCTGGCTCCGGCTGGCCTACCACCGCACGGCCGACGGTGAGCACCGGTTCCGTGCCGCGGTCAGCCGGGACGGCAGGCACTGGATCTGGGGTGCGGTCTGGACCTTCGCCGCCGGCGAGGTACCGCGGATCGGGTTGGTTTCCCAGGGTGGCAGCAGCCCGGCCACCGACGCGCGGTTCGACTACGTACGGTTCTACGCGGCGAAATAG
- a CDS encoding alpha-N-arabinofuranosidase, whose translation MAAAATIRLDPEFTIGPLRRRLFGSFVEHLRRCVYTGIYEPDHPTADEHGFRRDVAELITELGPTIIRYPGGNFVSGYDWRDGVGPVDDRPTRLDFAWNAVEPNAVGTDEFLQWCGRLHLEPMLAVNLGTAGVREAMELLQYVNGRPGTTIADERVRNGHREPYGVRFWCLGNEMDGPWQIGSKTPQEYGRLAAETGRVMKMFDRSLQLVACGSSSRGMPTFGTWEREVLERCFDQVDLISAHAYYEPVDGDHQSFLASAEDLRRFIASVVATADHVAAVHKSDKQIMISFDEWNVWFRQRFAAHDVERVKAARDLIEDSYDVQDAVVVGSLLIELLRSTDRVAVACQAQLVNVIAPIMTRPGGGAWRQTIFHPFALTARHAKPMVLDVAAKGPMITTDRYGAVDQLHSVATYDEQTGELVIFAANRSRADPLELTIDALGFGSQLTVTEHLVINDADPHAHNTEETPARIVPLPGTTRLDNGRPTAVLPPVSWHCLRLATR comes from the coding sequence GTGGCCGCTGCGGCGACGATCAGACTGGATCCCGAGTTCACCATCGGCCCGTTGCGGCGCCGGCTGTTCGGCTCGTTCGTCGAGCACCTGCGGCGCTGCGTCTACACCGGCATCTACGAGCCGGACCATCCGACCGCCGACGAGCACGGCTTCCGGCGGGACGTGGCGGAGTTGATCACCGAACTCGGCCCGACGATCATTCGCTACCCGGGCGGGAACTTCGTCTCCGGTTACGACTGGCGGGACGGCGTCGGACCGGTCGACGACCGTCCGACCCGGCTGGACTTCGCCTGGAACGCGGTCGAACCCAACGCGGTCGGCACCGACGAGTTCCTGCAGTGGTGCGGCCGGCTGCACCTGGAGCCGATGCTTGCGGTCAACCTCGGCACCGCCGGCGTCCGCGAGGCGATGGAACTCCTGCAGTACGTGAACGGCCGGCCGGGCACGACGATCGCCGACGAACGGGTTCGCAACGGCCACCGCGAGCCGTACGGCGTGCGGTTCTGGTGCCTGGGCAACGAGATGGACGGACCCTGGCAGATCGGCTCCAAGACTCCGCAGGAGTACGGCCGGCTCGCGGCGGAGACCGGCCGGGTGATGAAGATGTTCGACCGATCCCTGCAGTTGGTCGCCTGCGGGTCGAGCAGCCGCGGCATGCCGACCTTCGGAACCTGGGAACGCGAGGTGCTCGAACGCTGCTTCGATCAGGTCGATCTGATCTCAGCCCACGCCTATTACGAACCGGTCGACGGTGATCATCAGTCCTTCCTGGCCAGCGCGGAGGATCTGCGCCGCTTCATCGCCTCGGTCGTGGCCACCGCCGACCATGTCGCCGCCGTTCACAAGTCGGACAAGCAGATCATGATCAGCTTCGACGAGTGGAACGTCTGGTTCCGGCAACGCTTCGCCGCGCACGATGTGGAGCGAGTCAAGGCAGCCCGGGATCTGATCGAGGACAGCTATGACGTACAGGACGCTGTGGTCGTCGGCAGCCTGCTGATCGAACTGCTGCGCAGCACCGACCGCGTCGCGGTGGCCTGCCAGGCACAACTGGTCAACGTCATCGCGCCGATCATGACCCGACCCGGTGGGGGAGCGTGGCGCCAGACGATCTTCCACCCGTTCGCCCTGACCGCGCGGCATGCCAAGCCCATGGTCCTCGATGTCGCCGCCAAGGGTCCGATGATCACCACCGACCGGTACGGTGCGGTCGATCAGCTGCACAGCGTCGCCACCTACGACGAGCAGACCGGCGAACTGGTGATCTTCGCAGCCAACCGCAGCCGCGCCGACCCGCTGGAGTTGACCATCGATGCGCTGGGCTTCGGGTCACAGCTCACTGTCACCGAACACCTGGTGATCAACGACGCCGACCCTCATGCCCACAACACCGAGGAGACACCGGCGCGGATCGTGCCGCTGCCGGGCACCACACGACTCGACAACGGCCGACCGACCGCCGTGCTGCCACCCGTCTCCTGGCACTGCCTGCGCCTCGCGACCCGATGA
- a CDS encoding formylglycine-generating enzyme family protein, with protein MHDHASCCAPGGRAGGPSATTSSGTRHEHAPQSPGRLDRSPDRGEVIELPGGEFWMGTEDADGFPEDAEGPVRRVRLDGFAIGATAVTNDQFARFVTATGRRTEAESFGWSFVFAGFLPAAIRKISPRPEATPWWCGVEGATWEHPEGPGSGLDGRGDHPVVHVSWNDALAYADWIGGRLPTEAEWEYAARGGLDQARYPWGDELTPDGRHLCNIWQGRFPVRNDAEDGYRGTAPVRSFPPNGFGLYEVVGNVWEWTADRWGTEHHLNSDGSPVRDPVGPDHGAQRVMRGGSYLCHRSYCNRYRVAARSRNDPNSGGGNNGFRVVF; from the coding sequence GTGCATGATCACGCGTCCTGTTGTGCCCCGGGTGGTCGCGCCGGGGGCCCGTCGGCCACGACATCATCCGGGACACGCCACGAACACGCTCCGCAGTCGCCGGGCCGGCTCGACCGGTCGCCGGATCGCGGCGAGGTGATCGAGCTGCCGGGCGGCGAGTTCTGGATGGGTACCGAGGACGCGGACGGGTTCCCCGAGGACGCCGAGGGGCCGGTCCGGCGGGTGCGGCTCGACGGTTTCGCGATCGGCGCGACCGCCGTCACCAACGACCAGTTCGCCCGGTTCGTCACGGCGACCGGGCGTCGCACCGAGGCGGAGAGCTTCGGCTGGAGCTTCGTGTTCGCCGGATTCCTGCCGGCAGCCATCCGCAAGATCAGCCCGCGCCCCGAAGCGACTCCGTGGTGGTGTGGCGTCGAGGGTGCCACCTGGGAGCATCCCGAAGGTCCGGGATCCGGACTCGACGGTCGCGGTGATCATCCGGTGGTCCACGTGTCCTGGAACGACGCCCTCGCCTACGCCGACTGGATCGGCGGCCGGCTGCCCACCGAGGCGGAATGGGAATACGCTGCCCGCGGTGGTCTGGATCAGGCGCGCTACCCGTGGGGCGACGAACTCACACCGGACGGAAGGCACCTGTGCAACATCTGGCAGGGTCGGTTCCCGGTGCGCAACGACGCCGAGGACGGCTACCGGGGTACGGCCCCGGTGCGCAGCTTTCCGCCCAACGGGTTCGGCCTGTACGAAGTGGTCGGCAACGTCTGGGAGTGGACCGCCGACCGCTGGGGCACCGAGCACCACCTCAACTCTGACGGCTCGCCGGTCCGCGACCCGGTCGGCCCCGACCACGGTGCGCAACGGGTGATGCGCGGCGGCTCCTACCTGTGCCACAGGTCCTACTGCAACCGCTACCGGGTCGCTGCCCGCAGCCGCAACGATCCGAACAGCGGTGGCGGCAACAACGGATTCCGCGTCGTCTTCTGA
- the glpK gene encoding glycerol kinase GlpK — protein MGDFVAAIDHGTTSTRFMVFDHAGKEIGKHQLEHAQIMPRSGWVEHDPVEIIDRTSEVIGSTVEQLRLDPSELTALGITNQRETAVVWNRRTGRPYYNAIVWQDTRTDRLAAALDRDGRGDVIRRKAGIPPATYFSAGKVQWILDNVDGVRQDAEKGEAIFGTTDSWLLWNLTGGPDGGIHVTDVTNASRTMLMDLETLDWDDELLGFFSIPRQMLPEIRCSSNPNFFGHTRADGPLGREVPLAGVLGDQQAAMVGQVCLEAGEAKNTYGTGNFLLMNTGTQLVRSTNGLLTTVCYQFGDAAPVYALEGSIAVTGSAVQWLRDQLKIISSAEDSESLARTVSDNGGVYFVPAFSGLFAPYWRSDARGAIVGLSRFNTGGHIARATLEAICYQSKDVADAMEKDSGVHLDVLKVDGGITGNELCMQIQADVLGVEVSRPEVAETTALGAAYAAGLATGFWKDAAELRENWHEGRRWSPHSNQADRAAGYAGWRKAVDRTLDWVDVDSR, from the coding sequence ATGGGCGACTTTGTGGCAGCCATTGATCACGGGACCACCAGCACGCGGTTCATGGTGTTCGACCACGCCGGCAAGGAAATCGGCAAGCACCAGCTCGAACACGCCCAGATCATGCCGCGGTCCGGTTGGGTCGAGCATGATCCGGTGGAGATCATCGACCGGACCTCGGAGGTGATCGGGTCCACGGTGGAGCAGCTCCGCCTGGACCCCTCGGAGCTGACCGCTCTCGGCATCACCAACCAGCGGGAGACGGCCGTCGTCTGGAACCGGCGGACGGGCCGTCCGTACTACAACGCGATCGTCTGGCAGGACACCCGGACCGACCGGCTCGCCGCCGCCCTGGACCGGGATGGTCGTGGTGACGTGATCCGGCGCAAGGCAGGCATCCCGCCGGCGACCTACTTCTCCGCCGGCAAGGTGCAGTGGATCCTCGACAACGTCGACGGTGTACGCCAGGACGCCGAGAAGGGCGAGGCGATCTTCGGCACCACCGACAGCTGGCTGTTGTGGAATCTCACCGGCGGCCCGGACGGCGGCATCCACGTCACCGATGTCACCAACGCCTCGCGGACCATGTTGATGGACCTGGAGACCCTCGACTGGGACGACGAGTTGCTGGGATTCTTCTCCATCCCGCGGCAGATGCTGCCCGAGATCCGCTGCTCCTCGAATCCGAACTTCTTCGGCCACACGCGTGCCGACGGCCCCCTCGGGCGGGAGGTGCCGTTGGCCGGAGTGCTCGGTGATCAACAAGCGGCGATGGTGGGGCAGGTCTGCCTGGAAGCCGGAGAGGCCAAGAACACCTACGGCACCGGCAACTTCCTGCTGATGAACACCGGCACCCAACTGGTCCGATCCACCAACGGCCTGTTGACCACCGTCTGCTACCAGTTCGGCGACGCGGCCCCCGTGTACGCGTTGGAGGGCTCCATCGCCGTGACCGGTTCGGCGGTGCAGTGGCTGCGGGACCAGCTCAAGATCATCTCCTCCGCAGAGGACAGCGAGTCGCTGGCCCGGACCGTCAGCGACAACGGCGGCGTCTACTTCGTTCCGGCGTTCTCCGGCCTGTTCGCGCCGTACTGGCGCTCGGACGCCCGCGGCGCGATCGTCGGCCTGTCCCGGTTCAACACCGGCGGGCACATCGCCCGCGCCACGCTCGAGGCGATCTGCTATCAGAGCAAGGATGTCGCCGACGCGATGGAGAAGGATTCGGGTGTCCACCTCGACGTCCTGAAGGTCGACGGCGGCATCACCGGCAACGAGTTGTGCATGCAGATCCAGGCCGACGTCCTGGGTGTCGAGGTGAGTCGGCCGGAGGTGGCCGAGACGACCGCCCTCGGCGCCGCGTACGCCGCAGGCCTGGCCACCGGCTTCTGGAAGGATGCCGCCGAACTCCGGGAGAACTGGCACGAGGGCCGGCGGTGGAGCCCGCACTCCAACCAGGCCGATCGCGCCGCCGGCTACGCCGGCTGGCGGAAAGCTGTCGATCGCACCTTGGATTGGGTTGATGTGGATTCGCGATAG
- a CDS encoding AMP-binding protein, producing the protein MATHPQVRAARDFLLLHRSDYETAYAGFRWPELPLFNFATDWFDGLAEETPDQLALRVIDAADDGGIGRDRSLTFAQLRDRSVAVAHWLTNLGVRRGDRVLLVLGNCVPLWEIMLAAIRIGAVIIPATPQLSANDLADRVERGAARILIADTDDHEKFSALQVAYGKVAVDGSGSGAPVPAGWHDYATVIVDSAADRNFPGASKADDPLLLYFTSGTTALPKLVEHTQVSYPIGHLSTMFWMGLQPGDVHLNISSPGWAKHAWSSFFAPSLAGASVLVYNYQRFNPAGLLQVLEQTGVTTFCAPPTVWRMLIQTDLGAAHTSIREVFSAGEPLNPEVIEQVRTAWKLTIRDGYGQTETSAQVGNPPDVPLKLGSMGRPLPGYSVRLVDPATGETRTDEGELCLELQPRPLPLMTGYKERAEVFDDAKNQQAFHGGVYHTGDVVSIDQDNYLTYIGRADDVFKASDYRISPFELESVLIEHPAVAEAAVVPHPDPVRLAVPKAYIVLAADRQPDAQTARDIFAFVRNQLAPYKRIRILEFAELPKTISGEIRRVELRRTEESRSGRAEFEFYAADFD; encoded by the coding sequence ATGGCGACTCATCCGCAGGTCCGCGCGGCGCGGGATTTCCTGCTCCTGCACCGCAGTGACTACGAGACCGCGTACGCCGGTTTCCGGTGGCCGGAACTGCCGCTGTTCAACTTCGCCACCGACTGGTTCGACGGCCTCGCCGAGGAAACCCCGGACCAGCTTGCCCTGCGGGTGATCGATGCCGCCGACGACGGTGGCATCGGCCGGGACCGGTCGCTGACCTTTGCCCAGTTGCGGGACCGTTCCGTTGCGGTCGCCCATTGGCTGACGAATCTCGGAGTACGTCGTGGCGACCGGGTCCTGCTGGTGCTCGGCAACTGCGTCCCGCTGTGGGAGATCATGCTCGCCGCGATCCGGATCGGCGCGGTGATCATCCCGGCGACCCCGCAGCTGTCGGCGAACGATCTTGCCGACCGGGTGGAACGCGGCGCAGCGAGGATCCTGATCGCCGACACCGACGATCATGAGAAGTTCAGCGCTCTGCAGGTCGCCTACGGCAAGGTCGCGGTCGACGGTTCCGGCTCGGGCGCGCCGGTGCCGGCCGGCTGGCACGACTACGCAACCGTCATCGTCGACAGCGCCGCCGACCGGAACTTCCCCGGCGCCAGCAAGGCCGACGACCCGCTGCTGCTCTATTTCACCTCGGGGACCACGGCGCTGCCGAAGCTGGTCGAGCACACCCAGGTCTCCTACCCCATCGGTCACCTGAGCACGATGTTCTGGATGGGCCTGCAGCCCGGGGACGTCCACCTCAACATCAGCTCACCGGGCTGGGCGAAGCACGCCTGGAGCAGCTTCTTCGCGCCGTCGCTCGCCGGGGCGTCGGTGCTGGTCTACAACTACCAGCGGTTCAACCCCGCCGGACTGCTGCAGGTCCTGGAACAGACCGGTGTGACCACCTTCTGTGCGCCGCCCACGGTCTGGCGGATGCTCATCCAGACCGATCTCGGGGCGGCTCACACCTCGATCCGGGAAGTGTTCTCCGCCGGCGAACCGCTGAATCCCGAGGTGATCGAGCAGGTCCGTACCGCCTGGAAGCTGACGATTCGCGACGGCTACGGGCAGACCGAGACGTCCGCCCAGGTCGGCAATCCTCCGGACGTCCCGCTCAAGCTCGGGTCGATGGGCCGCCCGCTCCCGGGATACTCGGTCAGGTTGGTCGATCCGGCCACCGGCGAGACCAGGACCGACGAGGGCGAACTGTGTCTGGAGCTCCAGCCGCGTCCGTTACCGCTGATGACCGGCTACAAGGAGCGGGCCGAGGTGTTCGACGACGCCAAGAACCAGCAGGCCTTCCACGGCGGCGTCTACCACACCGGCGACGTCGTCAGCATTGATCAGGACAACTACCTCACCTACATCGGCCGGGCCGACGACGTGTTCAAGGCCAGTGATTACCGGATCAGCCCGTTCGAACTGGAGTCGGTGCTGATCGAGCATCCGGCGGTGGCGGAGGCCGCGGTCGTCCCCCACCCGGATCCGGTACGGCTGGCCGTTCCGAAGGCCTACATCGTGCTGGCTGCGGACCGGCAACCGGATGCCCAGACCGCCCGGGACATCTTCGCCTTCGTCAGGAACCAGTTGGCGCCCTACAAGCGGATCAGGATCCTGGAGTTCGCAGAGCTGCCCAAGACGATCAGCGGAGAGATCCGCAGGGTGGAGTTGCGACGGACCGAGGAGTCGCGGTCCGGGCGGGCAGAGTTCGAGTTCTACGCCGCGGACTTCGACTGA
- a CDS encoding CHAD domain-containing protein → MSKVDVETTIADVLGSYLAVQCEVLLSINCELRTALAGESPRIDEDQIHDARVACRRLRSLIRIFADVFSEPEADRFAEDTQWYGLTLGAIRDLDVLRVRLESAVDQLDERLVLNDARGELRRQLDSRRGLALDGLRDVMHGERYADLTEQLRRWKPSPPWTPEADRPANRIKKYVRKADRRLARRLERAVTAIAADDPEADELIHSARKAGKRARYATEASLEVLGPAAEAVVADRKELQDLLGDYQDSRLASVFLRDLGGIPGRNGFTFGVLFAGEAEHRRRLRKQIVKRTKRLR, encoded by the coding sequence GTGAGCAAGGTCGACGTTGAGACCACCATCGCTGACGTCCTGGGCAGCTATCTGGCGGTGCAGTGCGAAGTGCTGTTGTCGATCAACTGCGAACTACGGACCGCGCTGGCCGGCGAGTCGCCCCGGATCGACGAGGACCAGATCCACGACGCCCGCGTGGCCTGCCGCCGGCTGCGCAGCCTCATCCGGATCTTCGCCGATGTCTTCTCCGAGCCGGAGGCCGACCGGTTCGCCGAGGACACGCAGTGGTACGGCCTGACGCTCGGCGCGATTCGTGATCTCGACGTGCTGCGGGTCCGGCTGGAGTCTGCCGTTGACCAACTCGACGAGCGGCTGGTGCTGAACGACGCGCGAGGTGAGCTGAGGCGACAACTCGACAGTCGTCGCGGGCTCGCCCTGGACGGTCTGCGTGATGTGATGCACGGCGAGCGCTACGCCGACCTCACCGAGCAGCTGCGTCGCTGGAAACCCAGCCCGCCCTGGACGCCGGAGGCGGACCGGCCGGCGAACAGGATCAAGAAGTACGTCAGGAAGGCCGACCGGCGCCTGGCCCGAAGGCTGGAACGCGCCGTCACCGCGATCGCCGCCGATGACCCCGAGGCCGACGAGCTGATCCACTCCGCGCGCAAGGCCGGCAAACGTGCCCGGTACGCGACCGAGGCATCGCTGGAGGTTCTCGGCCCGGCGGCGGAGGCGGTCGTCGCCGACCGGAAGGAATTGCAGGACCTGCTCGGCGACTACCAGGACAGCAGACTCGCCTCGGTGTTCCTGCGCGACCTGGGCGGCATCCCCGGCCGCAACGGCTTCACCTTCGGTGTGCTCTTCGCCGGCGAGGCCGAGCACCGCCGCCGGCTGCGGAAGCAGATCGTCAAGCGGACCAAGCGACTGCGCTGA